The Halorussus gelatinilyticus genome contains the following window.
CGTCCGATTCCCGGCCGAGATGGCGGATTTCCTCACCGGGAAACTCTCGGCGGGCTGGTATTTCTCTCGGCACCGACAACGGTAAAAAGGGATAGCGTGTAAGGCGAACGATGAGCGATTCAGCCGAGTTGGACGCCGGAGACGGCGAGGGCAGTGTCCGCGTCCTCGGGACCGCCCACGTCTCCGCAGACAGCGTCGAGGAGGTCCGCGAGACCATCGACGAGGAGCGCCCCGACGTGGTCGCGGTCGAACTCGACGAGGGCAGGTATCGCCAGATGCAGGGCGAGGTGGCCCAAGACCTCGAACCCTCGGACCTGCTCGAAGGGAACACCGTCTTCCAGTTCATCGCCTACTGGATGCTGTCGTACGTACAGGCCCAGATGGGCGACCGCTTCGACATCGAACCCGGCGCGGACATGCAGGCCGCCATCGAGGCCGCCGAGTCGGTCGGGAGCGAGGTCGCGCTGGTGGACCGGGACATCCAGCTGACCATCCAGCGCTTCTGGGCGCGGATGAGTTTCTTCGAGAAGTTGCGGATGGTCTGGGAACTCTGTCTGGCGATGGTCGGCATCGGCGAACCCGAGGAGGACGAGGAGTTCGACATCGAGGAGCTGACCGACGGCGACGTGGTGACGGCGATGATGGAGGAGTTCCGCCAGTTCTCGCCCGGCGGCGCGGAGGCGCTCATCGACGAGCGCGACGCGTTCATCGCCCACCGACTCGTCCAGTTGCGCGACGCGGGCCACGACGTGCTGGCGGTCGTCGGCGCGGGCCACCGCGCCGGTATCGAGGAGTATCTCGACCACCCCGAGCGCCTGCCGCCGATGGAGGAGTTGGTCGGCACCGAGTCGGGGAGTCGGTTCTCGCTGTTCAAAATCTTCGGCTACCTGATCACGGTCGGCTTCCTCGGATTCTTCTTCCTGCTGTTCATGGCGGGCGTGCGCGACACGTTCCTCCTGAAGGTGTTCGCGGCGTGGTTCCTGTTCAACGGCGTCTTCGCGTTCGGACTGGCGAAACTGGCGGGTGCGCGCTGGACCTCGGCGGGCGTCGGCGGCGCGGTCGCGTGGCTGACGAGCGTCAACCCCCTGCTCGCGCCGGGGTGGTTCGCGGGCTACGTCGAACTGAGGTACACCTCGGTCAACGTCGGCGACATCGCCAAGCTCAACGACCTCATGAGCGACGAGGAGACGCCGCTCAAGGACCTCCTCGGCCAGATGCTCGACGTACCGCTGTTCCGTCTCATCGCCATCGTGGCGATGACGAACGTCGGGAGCATGATAGCGAGCTTCGCCTTCCCGTTCGTCGTCCTGCCGTTGCTGGGGTCGCAGGTCGGCGGCGTCGATCAAATAACCGACTGGATGATACAGGGCGCACAGAACAGCGCGGACCTCATCGTCCGGACGCTCACATGAGCGAGCGCGTCGAGACGGAGGTGGACGCGCCGTGAAGGTGGGGTCGATTCGGTTCGGGACGCGCGAACTGCTGGACATCGCCGTCGCGTGGGCGGCCCTGAGCGTCGCGTTCGCGCTGTTCTTCGGGGGCGGTGGCCGAACGATTCTCTACCGGCCCGGCGTCCTCGTCGGCCTGCTCCCGGCGAGTCTCGTCACCGCGGGACTCGGCTTTCTCCTCCACGAGATGGCCCACAAGGTGACGGCGATTCGGTTCGGACAGGTCGCGGAGTTCCGCGCCGACTACGGGATGCTCTTCCTCGCGGTGGCGGGCGCGCTGGCCGGCTTCCTCTTCGCCGCGCCGGGCGCGGTGTACCACCAAGGACGGGCGACGCTCCGGGAGAACGGTCTCATCGCGCTCGCCGGACCGCTGACCAACGTCGCGCTCGGGATGGTGTTCTTCCCGCTGGAACTCCTGCTGGGCGGGACCCTCGGGAGCGTCGCGGCGCTCGGCGTCCGCATCAACTTCCTGCTGGCGGGCTTCAACATGATTCCGTTCGGCCCGCTCGACGGCAACACGGTCAAGACGTGGAGCATCCCGGCGTTTCTGGGATTCGGCCTGCCCTGCTTCGCGCTGGCGGCGTGGGCGTTCTTCGGCCTCTCGTTCGTCTGAGAGCCGGTTCGTTTTCGGTCGGCACGACCTCGCTACCGGGCGGTCAGTCTCCCGAAGAGAACGAGAAGAGCGAGGAGAACGACCGCTCGGGCGTGGTCGGCTCCTCGACCTGCGTCCAGACCAGCACCACGCCCACCGCGGCGAGCGCCGCGCCGAACGCGAACGGCACGACGAAGCCGAACGAGACGAGGAATCCGGAGACGAGGGGACCGAACGCCACGCCGAACCCGAACGCCATCGTCAACACCGAGAGCGTCGTCCCCGACTGCCCCTCGGGTGCGAGGTCGCCGGCCAGCGCGAGCGCGGGCGCGAACACCATCGCCCCGGCCGCGCCCTGAACGAACCGGGCCGCGAACATCAGCCACGGGTCGTAGACGAGTCCCTGGACCAACGTGGTGGGGACGAGCAGTATCGTCCCGACGACGATGAAGCCCTTCCGTCCGTAGAAGTCGGTCGCGCGTCCGATGGGGACCTGCAGCAGTATCTGCGCGAGGACGAACGCCGCGAACTGGAGACCGAACAGCGTCGGCCCCTGGTCGAGTCTGGCGTTGATGATGTCGCCGAGCGTGGCGAACAGCGCGATGCCGACCGCCATGAAGAAGGAGACGACGCCGAGCGTGAACACGGGGTCGAGTATCCCTCGACCGCGACGGTCGATGACCTCGATTCCCCCGAGTCTTCGGTCGTCCTCGTCGGTCGCCGGAGCCTCGGGGTCCCGAATCAGGAACAGGATGAGGAAGAAACTGATGGTCGCCGTCAGCGTGGCGAAGTAGAACGCGGCGTCGAACCCGCTGAACGCGACTCGTAGCGGTCCGAGGTCGATCGCGTACGGTCCGGCCGAGACCACGACGCCCGCCGCGACCGGGCCGACGCCGAAACCGACCAATCGGAACGTGTTGTACGTCCCCATGTTCCCGCCGCGGTTCGACGAGGACGCGAGGTCGTTGACGAGCGCGACCGTCGTCGGGATGATGAGCGCGCCGGCGATTCCCTGCAACACCCGGAGTCCGAGGAGGTGCCAGTAGGTGGACGCCAGCGAGTACGAGAAGCTCGCGGTACCGATGAGGACGAGACCGACCAGTACGAACACCTTGCGTCGTCCCGTTCGGTCCGAGAGCCGCCCGGTGAACGGCTGTAACGGACTGTTGACGAACCCGAACAGCGAGAGCACGATGCCGGTGACGGCGACCTCGCTCAGCCCGAAGGTGGTCCCGGAGACGGCCTCGTTTCCGATGAACAGCGGCAGGACCACGATGAGAAACGAGTTGCCGACGGACTCGGTCATGCGGGCCAGCGCCAGCGTCACGACCTGCGGATCGACGCCCAGTCGGTTCGACATCAGCCGTGACTCACCGTCTCTGGCCGGGTCATGCGACGAACTCCGTCGTCGCTACGGAATACCGTTGTGAAGGCGGAAGCCGACGACGCGGTTCGGTCACTTCGCGCCGGCCTCGCTTCGGACGACCACCTCGTCGTCGGTCACCGACTCGACTTCGGTCTCCTGTAGCGTGTAATCCTCCGCGTCGCCCCAGTCGAACCGTCGTTTGACGGATTCGGACAGGTCCGAATCGAGGTTCACGTGGACGACACCGGCATCGACCTTCATCACGGTACCGATGGATTCGCCGTCCGCCGCCACGACCTGTTTCCCCTGATCGGCCTCGGTAATCGGTTCGCTCATGGACGTAGCGGCGACGCCGCGGACAAAGAGTGCTGTGGGCGGGGACTGATAGGAGTCCGCCGGGAGGGTGGCGACCGTTTCGCGACTCGAAGCGGTCGAGAGAGTCGTCCGACTCGAACCGCTCGCCCGAGGACAAACGGTGGAACTTTACTCGCGCGACGCGCCCGTCCCACCATGAGCGAAGAGGAGGAACTCACCTACGCGGACGCAGGGGTGGACATCGAGGCCAGCGAGGCCGCGACCGCGGCGCTGGTCGGTGCCGTGGGCGACATCGACGAGAGCGAGTACGCGGGCCTGCTCGACATCGGCGACCGCTACCTCGCGCTGGCGACCGACGGCGTGGGCACGAAACTGCTCGTCGCGGAAGCGTTGGGCGACTACTCCACGGTCGGCATCGACTGCATCGCCATGAACGCCAACGACCTCGTGGCGTCGGGGGTCGAACCCGTCGCGTTCGTGGACTACCTCGCGGTGGACGAGCCGAGCGAAGCGTTCTCTCAGCAGGTCGGCGACGGACTCGCAGCGGGTGCCGAGGAGGCCGGCGTCGCGCTAGTCGGCGGCGAGACGGCCGTGATGCCCGAGGTCATCAAGGGACTCGACCTCGCCGGGGCGTGCGTCGGTCTCGCGCCGAAAGACGCCGTCTTCCCCGGCGAGGCCGAGGTCGGCGACGCGCTGGTCGGGTTCCCCGCCAGCGGCATCCACTCGAACGGCCTGACCTTGGCGCGCGAGGCAGCGACCCGCAACTACGACTACGACGACCCGTTCCCGCTCGACACCGAGGCCGACACCGCTGGCGGCGAGGGGTCGCCGTCCGTCGGCGAGGTCCTGCTGGAACCGACGCGCATCTACACCTACCTGCTCGACCACCTGCGCGGCCGTGAGGTCCACGCCGCGGCGCACGTCACCGGCGGCGGGTGGACCAACCTCTCGCGGATGGGCACGCTCCGCTACGAGGTTACCGACCCGTTCGACGCCCACCCGGTCTTCGAGTTCGTCCAGCGGGAGGGCAACGTCGGCGACGAGGAGATGCACCGGACGTTCAACATGGGCACCGGCTTCGTCGTCGCGCTCCCCGAGGACGACGCCGAATCGCTGGCCGCCGAGACCGACGGCCGAATCGTCGGAGAGGTCCGCGAGGGCGACTGCGTGGCGATTCGCGGCCTCGAACTGTAGCGACGGAGCGGGAATCGACCGGTGACGTCCACGCCGAAGTATCGTTCTACCGCGTCTCGGTTCGCGGCCACAAGACGCTACACGAATCGCGTCGTACCGCCGCAGGCCATGACGGCAGTAAAAATCATCAAGGTTCTCGGCACGTCCGAGGAGGGATGGGAGCAGGCCGCTCAGGAGGCGGTCGAGCAGGCGAGTCACACCATCGACGACATCCACGGCGTCGAAGTCGAGGACTGGACCGCCGACGTGGAGAACGGCGAGATACAGGAGTACAAGACCACCGTCGAAGTCGCGTTCCCGGTCCACGAACAGCAGTGACGCGACCGGCGCGGTCGGACCGAACCGGTCGATTATTCTTCCAGATTCGCGACGTCCTGCGGTGCTGGCTCCCACGCCGCAGACTCCTGCGCCGCGGTCAGACCGTACCCCAGTAGGAACCACGGCGTCGTCACCAGCGCGAACGCGACCGCGCCGCCCCCGTCCGCGGACCCGTACCCCGTCGCGACGGAGTACATCGTACCCGCGACCACGAGGGGAGCGACCGGCACCAACGGCCGGAGCGACCCCCTGTCGCGGACCGCCGACCCGACGACGGACATCGAGACGAACGCCGCGGCCATCGCAGGGAGGAGGACGTACGACTGGGGTTCGAAGGCGTCGCCGACCAGCACGTCGTAGTACTCGGTCGCCACGAGCGCGACGAACACGCCGACCGGAATCCAAAGGGTCCGGCGCGGCGTCAACGGTCGGTACCGGTCGGTCCGGGCGGCGAAGACGCCGACGACGAGGAGAATCACCGCGAGCGTCGAGAGAGCCATCCGGAGGATACCGCCCATCCCGAGGCTCCCGGAACCTCGCAGTCGGTACTCGTAGTACTCGCCCCGATACCGGACGTACTCGTGGTTCGAGAGGGCCTCGTAGGCCGCGGCGTGTTCGCCGGTCCACACGTCGTCGGAGATTTCCCGGTCCAGCGCCTGCTCGAAGCGGTCCCGCGCGACCGGTGGGAGATCGTCGTAGGCGACGGTTTCGCCTGGCGACTGCTCGCCGACCTGCTGGACGTTCGTGACGGAATAGGCGGTCTCGCCGTGGTGCGGGAAGAGATAGAGCGGATGGGCGAGGAGCGCGAGACCGAGGACGACGAGGAGGACGCCGGCGGACCGAGCGTTCATACTCGGCGTCTCGGCGGCGCGAGTAAACCTCTTCTGGTGTCGCCCAGCCGACGTGTCTGGCGGGGATTCGGACGAGAAGTCGAGACGGAACGACGTTACAGTTCCACGGCCATCATCACTTCGTCCACGTACTCGCCGCCGATCTTGTAGTGGTCCTCGCGGACCGCCTCGGTCTCCCAGCCGTGTTCGCTCAGGAACTCTATCGCGGTCTCGTTCGCGGAGGGGACGCTATTGTAGACCTTCTCGTAGCCGTTCGACCCGGCCCACTCCAGTCCGCGCGCCAGCAGGTGGCTCCCGATGCCGTGGCCGCGGTAGTCGTCCAGCACGCCGACGGTTAACTCCGCGGTGTGGGCCAGTTTGTCGAGTTCCGGCGCGTAGAGGTGGACCCATCCCACCACGTCGTCGCCCGGACGTATTCCGGTCGAGGCTTCCGAGGCGCTACGCGCTTCGCCACCGCCGACCGTAGCGACGAAGAACATCCGGGACTCTATCTCGTTGTGCCGGAGCAGCGCCTCGTCGTGGTCTATCTCGTCGGCGACGCTCTCGGCGACGATGTAGCTTCCCTGCTCGGCGACCGACCGAATCGCGCCGACGATGCCCGAGAGGTCCTCCTGTCGCGCCGGTCGGATGGTGAACTCGACGCCGTCGGTCTCGTACTCCTCGGCCGTGCCCTCTTCGAAGGACGCGCGCAACTTCCCGTCGTGTTCCTCCAGATAGCCGTCGCGCTTGAGGATGGCGACGTGGTGACGGAACCCGCCGGGGTCCACGCCCAACACGTCGCGGGCCGCCTCGAAGTCCACCTCGCCGCGACTCTCGACGTACTCGTAGATGCGCTTGCGGTCCTCGTGGTCGAATTCGAGCGTTTCTGAAAACTTCATGGTTAATGGTAACACACTCCGCGCTCACTTAACTGTTTCTCGGGCTCGCGCGCCACGCGACGCCGGACTCCCTCTCCGGCACGCCCGTCAGCAGTCGCGCGCTCTCGACCACGTCGCGGGTCTCGATTACGGTCTCGGCGACCTCCCGGACCGTGAACTCCGCCGCAATCTCCCGGCCGTGGCACAGCGCGTACAGTTCGAGCCAGTCGTTCAGCGCCGCCTCCATCGCCGCCATATCCTCGCCGTCGAGAGGCGCGTACTCGCCGGTCCGGGCCTCGACGTACACCGCGACCACCTCGCCGACGCCGTCCCGGCAGTATCGCAGGGCGCGCTCCTCGGCGGACTCGTCCGGGTCGGACGAGTCCGCGGGCGGGACGAACTCCCGGCGGTCCTCGCGGGCGCGCTCCGCCAGCGCCTCGATTCGGTCGCGGTAGTCGCTCATGGTCGAAGTCGGCTCGCGCTCATCCCTCTCTGTACTCGACGCCCTTGCCGCCGCGGGGGTGTTCCCAGTCGGTGTCGGCGACCACCGCACAGGTCCCGCACTCGACGCAGGGCTGGGTGTCGAGGCTGACGCGCTTCTCCTCGGTCCCGTTGGTCTTG
Protein-coding sequences here:
- a CDS encoding TraB/GumN family protein produces the protein MSDSAELDAGDGEGSVRVLGTAHVSADSVEEVRETIDEERPDVVAVELDEGRYRQMQGEVAQDLEPSDLLEGNTVFQFIAYWMLSYVQAQMGDRFDIEPGADMQAAIEAAESVGSEVALVDRDIQLTIQRFWARMSFFEKLRMVWELCLAMVGIGEPEEDEEFDIEELTDGDVVTAMMEEFRQFSPGGAEALIDERDAFIAHRLVQLRDAGHDVLAVVGAGHRAGIEEYLDHPERLPPMEELVGTESGSRFSLFKIFGYLITVGFLGFFFLLFMAGVRDTFLLKVFAAWFLFNGVFAFGLAKLAGARWTSAGVGGAVAWLTSVNPLLAPGWFAGYVELRYTSVNVGDIAKLNDLMSDEETPLKDLLGQMLDVPLFRLIAIVAMTNVGSMIASFAFPFVVLPLLGSQVGGVDQITDWMIQGAQNSADLIVRTLT
- a CDS encoding metalloprotease; protein product: MKVGSIRFGTRELLDIAVAWAALSVAFALFFGGGGRTILYRPGVLVGLLPASLVTAGLGFLLHEMAHKVTAIRFGQVAEFRADYGMLFLAVAGALAGFLFAAPGAVYHQGRATLRENGLIALAGPLTNVALGMVFFPLELLLGGTLGSVAALGVRINFLLAGFNMIPFGPLDGNTVKTWSIPAFLGFGLPCFALAAWAFFGLSFV
- a CDS encoding MFS transporter gives rise to the protein MSNRLGVDPQVVTLALARMTESVGNSFLIVVLPLFIGNEAVSGTTFGLSEVAVTGIVLSLFGFVNSPLQPFTGRLSDRTGRRKVFVLVGLVLIGTASFSYSLASTYWHLLGLRVLQGIAGALIIPTTVALVNDLASSSNRGGNMGTYNTFRLVGFGVGPVAAGVVVSAGPYAIDLGPLRVAFSGFDAAFYFATLTATISFFLILFLIRDPEAPATDEDDRRLGGIEVIDRRGRGILDPVFTLGVVSFFMAVGIALFATLGDIINARLDQGPTLFGLQFAAFVLAQILLQVPIGRATDFYGRKGFIVVGTILLVPTTLVQGLVYDPWLMFAARFVQGAAGAMVFAPALALAGDLAPEGQSGTTLSVLTMAFGFGVAFGPLVSGFLVSFGFVVPFAFGAALAAVGVVLVWTQVEEPTTPERSFSSLFSFSSGD
- a CDS encoding PRC-barrel domain containing protein; the encoded protein is MSEPITEADQGKQVVAADGESIGTVMKVDAGVVHVNLDSDLSESVKRRFDWGDAEDYTLQETEVESVTDDEVVVRSEAGAK
- the purM gene encoding phosphoribosylformylglycinamidine cyclo-ligase, with amino-acid sequence MSEEEELTYADAGVDIEASEAATAALVGAVGDIDESEYAGLLDIGDRYLALATDGVGTKLLVAEALGDYSTVGIDCIAMNANDLVASGVEPVAFVDYLAVDEPSEAFSQQVGDGLAAGAEEAGVALVGGETAVMPEVIKGLDLAGACVGLAPKDAVFPGEAEVGDALVGFPASGIHSNGLTLAREAATRNYDYDDPFPLDTEADTAGGEGSPSVGEVLLEPTRIYTYLLDHLRGREVHAAAHVTGGGWTNLSRMGTLRYEVTDPFDAHPVFEFVQREGNVGDEEMHRTFNMGTGFVVALPEDDAESLAAETDGRIVGEVREGDCVAIRGLEL
- a CDS encoding dodecin family protein, with the protein product MTAVKIIKVLGTSEEGWEQAAQEAVEQASHTIDDIHGVEVEDWTADVENGEIQEYKTTVEVAFPVHEQQ
- a CDS encoding GNAT family N-acetyltransferase, which encodes MKFSETLEFDHEDRKRIYEYVESRGEVDFEAARDVLGVDPGGFRHHVAILKRDGYLEEHDGKLRASFEEGTAEEYETDGVEFTIRPARQEDLSGIVGAIRSVAEQGSYIVAESVADEIDHDEALLRHNEIESRMFFVATVGGGEARSASEASTGIRPGDDVVGWVHLYAPELDKLAHTAELTVGVLDDYRGHGIGSHLLARGLEWAGSNGYEKVYNSVPSANETAIEFLSEHGWETEAVREDHYKIGGEYVDEVMMAVEL